From Pristiophorus japonicus isolate sPriJap1 chromosome 1, sPriJap1.hap1, whole genome shotgun sequence, a single genomic window includes:
- the plin2 gene encoding perilipin-2 isoform X1, which yields MASTAEEMPQNVVVRVANLPLLSTAYDMVTSVYCSTKENHPYLKSVCEAAEKGVTAITAVAVISAMPILQKLEPQIAFANGYACKGLDRIEAKLPFLHQPTDQVVANAKDVVTTKVSGAKDVVSYTVTGAKKTVACKITGVVDKTKETVHESMEMTMAVVNGSVNQVLESRMARMLSSGVNSALTTSEVLVDQYLPLTEDEQAKEAKQIDGFEVGPLKQSYYLRLGSLSIKVRQRAYEQAMVKVSSAKLRSQEAISQLCHTVDLIEYARENMSIANQKINDAQDKLYQRWVEWRKSNGFEDSESCAAEQIESRTLAIARNLTQQLQTTCLMLVSTIQGLPQNIQEQANCITISAREMYSMFKSKKSFKELPAQILSTSKDQLTKMKDSLDGVMDYLVNNTPLNWLVGPFYPQLTGSQHPEQQEGAIETTEEKPSEQLHNCHDA from the exons ATGGCTTCGACGGCAGAAGAAATGCCACAG AATGTCGTTGTTAGAGTGGCTAACTTGCCGCTTCTAAGTACTGCCTATGATATGGTGACGTCTGTATACTGCAGCACAAAAGAGAATCACCCCTATCTGAAGTCTGTGTGTGAAGCTGCAGAGAAAGGAGTGACTGCCATTACAGCAGTAGCTGTCATCAGTGCTATGCCAATCCTCCAGAAGCTGGAACCACAAA TTGCATTTGCAAATGGTTATGCCTGCAAAGGACTTGACAGAATTGAAGCGAAACTGCCTTTTCTCCACCAACCCACTGATCAG GTTGTTGCTAATGCAAAGGATGTGGTCACTACAAAAGTATCTGGTGCCAAGGATGTTGTAAGCTATACTGTTACTGGTGCCAAGAAGACTGTTGCTTGCAAAATTACTGGGGTCGTGGACAAGACAAAGGAGACTGTCCATGAAAGTATGGAAATGACCATGGCTGTGGTGAATGGCAGTGTGAATCAAGTACTTGAGTCACGTATGGCTAGGATGTTGAGCAGTGGAGTGAATTCTGCCTTGACCACCTCTGAAGTGCTTGTGGACCAATACCTTCCTCTGACTGAAGATGAGCAAG CTAAGGAAGCCAAGCAAATTGATGGATTTGAAGTTGGACCTCTTAAACAGAGTTATTATTTGAGGCTGGGATCCCTTTCTATCAAAGTACGCCAGCGAGCTTATGAACAGGCCATGGTTAAAGTTAGCAGTGCTAAACTGCGTAGTCAAGAGGCAATTTCTCAGCTCTGCCATACTGTTGATCTG ATTGAGTATGCCAGAGAAAACATGAGCATAGCAAACCAAAAAATCAATGATGCCCAGGATAAGCTGTACCAAAGATGGGTAGAATGGAGGAAATCTAATGGATTTGAAGAttctgaatcctgtgcagcagag CAGATTGAATCTCGTACACTGGCCATTGCTCGGAATTTGACTCAACAATTACAGACCACATGTCTCATGCTTGTAAGCACCATTCAGGGTTTACCACAGAATATTCAGGAACAGGCCAACTGCATAACTATTTCAGCAAGAGAGATGTACTCTATGTTTAAGTCTAAAAAGTCCTTCAAAGAACTTCCTGCCCAGATCCTCTCCACAAGCAAAGATCAACTGACTAAAATGAAGGACTCATTGGATGGAGTGATGGATTATCTGGTCAACAACACACCCCTGAATTGGCTGGTAGGTCCCTTTTACCCACAACTGACTGGGTCCCAGCATCCTGAGCAGCAGGAAGGGGCAATTGAGACCACTGAAGAGAAACCGTCTGAGCAGTTGCACAATTGTCATGATGCTTGA
- the plin2 gene encoding perilipin-2 isoform X2: MASTAEEMPQNVVVRVANLPLLSTAYDMVTSVYCSTKENHPYLKSVCEAAEKGVTAITAVAVISAMPILQKLEPQIAFANGYACKGLDRIEAKLPFLHQPTDQVVANAKDVVTTKVSGAKDVVSYTVTGAKKTVACKITGVVDKTKETVHESMEMTMAVVNGSVNQVLESRMARMLSSGVNSALTTSEVLVDQYLPLTEDEQAKEAKQIDGFEVGPLKQSYYLRLGSLSIKVRQRAYEQAMVKVSSAKLRSQEAISQLCHTVDLIEYARENMSIANQKINDAQDKLYQRWVEWRKSNGFEDSESCAAEIESRTLAIARNLTQQLQTTCLMLVSTIQGLPQNIQEQANCITISAREMYSMFKSKKSFKELPAQILSTSKDQLTKMKDSLDGVMDYLVNNTPLNWLVGPFYPQLTGSQHPEQQEGAIETTEEKPSEQLHNCHDA, translated from the exons ATGGCTTCGACGGCAGAAGAAATGCCACAG AATGTCGTTGTTAGAGTGGCTAACTTGCCGCTTCTAAGTACTGCCTATGATATGGTGACGTCTGTATACTGCAGCACAAAAGAGAATCACCCCTATCTGAAGTCTGTGTGTGAAGCTGCAGAGAAAGGAGTGACTGCCATTACAGCAGTAGCTGTCATCAGTGCTATGCCAATCCTCCAGAAGCTGGAACCACAAA TTGCATTTGCAAATGGTTATGCCTGCAAAGGACTTGACAGAATTGAAGCGAAACTGCCTTTTCTCCACCAACCCACTGATCAG GTTGTTGCTAATGCAAAGGATGTGGTCACTACAAAAGTATCTGGTGCCAAGGATGTTGTAAGCTATACTGTTACTGGTGCCAAGAAGACTGTTGCTTGCAAAATTACTGGGGTCGTGGACAAGACAAAGGAGACTGTCCATGAAAGTATGGAAATGACCATGGCTGTGGTGAATGGCAGTGTGAATCAAGTACTTGAGTCACGTATGGCTAGGATGTTGAGCAGTGGAGTGAATTCTGCCTTGACCACCTCTGAAGTGCTTGTGGACCAATACCTTCCTCTGACTGAAGATGAGCAAG CTAAGGAAGCCAAGCAAATTGATGGATTTGAAGTTGGACCTCTTAAACAGAGTTATTATTTGAGGCTGGGATCCCTTTCTATCAAAGTACGCCAGCGAGCTTATGAACAGGCCATGGTTAAAGTTAGCAGTGCTAAACTGCGTAGTCAAGAGGCAATTTCTCAGCTCTGCCATACTGTTGATCTG ATTGAGTATGCCAGAGAAAACATGAGCATAGCAAACCAAAAAATCAATGATGCCCAGGATAAGCTGTACCAAAGATGGGTAGAATGGAGGAAATCTAATGGATTTGAAGAttctgaatcctgtgcagcagag ATTGAATCTCGTACACTGGCCATTGCTCGGAATTTGACTCAACAATTACAGACCACATGTCTCATGCTTGTAAGCACCATTCAGGGTTTACCACAGAATATTCAGGAACAGGCCAACTGCATAACTATTTCAGCAAGAGAGATGTACTCTATGTTTAAGTCTAAAAAGTCCTTCAAAGAACTTCCTGCCCAGATCCTCTCCACAAGCAAAGATCAACTGACTAAAATGAAGGACTCATTGGATGGAGTGATGGATTATCTGGTCAACAACACACCCCTGAATTGGCTGGTAGGTCCCTTTTACCCACAACTGACTGGGTCCCAGCATCCTGAGCAGCAGGAAGGGGCAATTGAGACCACTGAAGAGAAACCGTCTGAGCAGTTGCACAATTGTCATGATGCTTGA